Genomic window (Dasypus novemcinctus isolate mDasNov1 chromosome 10, mDasNov1.1.hap2, whole genome shotgun sequence):
TTCTTTGCTAGTGTGGGCCTGACTGAGTGCTGTCTTCTGGCAGCCATGGCTTATGATAGGTATGCTGCCATTTGTAATCCTCTGCTCTACACAGCAATCATGTCTCCTACCCTCTGTGTGAAGATGGTGGCAGGATCTTGTATAAGTGGATTCCTTGGCTCATTTGTCCAAGTGTATGCCTTTCTTCAGCTCCGTTTCTGTGGTCCAAGTGTTATTAACCATTTCTTTTGTGACCTGCCCCAACTGATTACCTTGTCCTGTTCTGATACCTTTGTCTTACAAGTCATCATCTCTGTGGTCACAGTGATTTTTGGACTAACATCTGTCTTGGTAATCATGACATCCTATGGTTATATTGTTGCCACCATTCTGAAGATCACCTCAGCTGAAGGAAGGTCAAAGGCCTTCAACACCTGTGCTTCTCACCTAACAGCAGTGACCCTCTACTATGGTTCTGGCACCTTTGTGTACTTATGCCCTAGCTCTGATGATTCCCTTAACCAAAAGAAGATGGCTTCTGTTATATACAATGTGGTGATCCCCATGTTAAATCCATTGATCTACAGCCTAAGaaacaaggaaatcaaagatgccCTAAACAGATGGAAGCAGAGGATATTCTAGCATTATTGATTATTGTGTGTCTTTCAGTGCAAAGAgtcaaaatatagaaaataatgtataaaaatgaaaattataaaacatatgaCCCATTTAATAGATTGTATAGCTTTATATAAATATCtgtttcttctctcctctttggGGGAAGATTAAACTTCTTCATCTGTTTGTAGTCATGGTTGGCCCTATGACTTGTTCTGGTTAATAAAGCATATATGACATATGTCCATATCAGGCTGAGGCAGTGAGCAGAAATGACATATGCTCTTTTCAAGACAGAGGTCTTATATGTGCTTTCCCACCAGTCTTTTCTCTATATTATCATTAGTGGTTAACTGataaggatgatgatgatgatggttatactgatggtgatgatgataataatgataGTATGATGCAGGAAAAGAGCTCCAACTGAGCATTGGTTTGATGCACATATATCATagcaagaaataaacatttaaaaattattacagtaAAAAATTGCAAATGTTTTAGGGGAAGGCAGTAATTGTTAAAGGAATCTGTTATCAGAAGCAGGAAGTATAACAATTCATATTAGGCACAGAAAAACATTTGGTGCGACagtttgctcagtcggtagaggtggggtctggctgcggacgaggggtcggtcccgcttgggacgaggggtcggtctcccttgggatgaggggtcggtcccacttgggacgaggggtcggtccggcagcagacgaggggtcggtctcacaggggttgcgcggttcggctgacagggtcgcccggcaaagccggcgacgagggggtcacccggagaagcaggcgacgaactggggacaagggaggccaggcccttgtcgggggctctcaggactggagggcgcacggcagaagaactaccgcagagacaaggtaaacattcaagtccaactttattgagggagaggcaacagttttataggggctggggaaggctgattggtcaaagccatgccctgttctgattggttgctggagaaaggtcagtgggaggtactggacaggggaggggtggtgattagggattcgctgttgctgttgctgggggaagtggcagggtttagtgattggtcgctgctgttgctggggtagagggcagacttgagtttcccacccacgcctggctgttgctgctgtcagggggagggaaaagggcagactggatttttccgccctgtgcctgcgcagggagaaagaagaagaagggtgccgccccacaaggcatcgtgtggcaccatccgggaagaggggcggccacggaagcatggctgccaagaaggggagacccaagggcactctgtgcccatgccgagcttccttcaggggtggtggtggtaccaaccaaccaccctattatgggggcagcggtttggaataggcctaccgcggctgccgccccccgccaggccagcaaaccacacttcagcccgaggggtgaccgcaatttgGTACAACTGTCCCTTGTGATATTTAGAAGAGAGATTATGTAAATAATGCAGGTAGAACTTTAGGTGAAAAACATCACCCTGTGTACATTCTAGGGAGGAGATTTACATGTTAAATCTTCAAAACTAATGATATTTAcatgaataataattttaaataagtatGTCTAATCAGCTTAAATAAAGGATATTGTATAAAGTATGATTAGTGAAGAAGTGATCCAAATTGACCAGATATATTTGGAAAAGATCAAAATGAAAGCTGTAGAATATAAGGCAAACTATTATGAATGAAATTTGAAACTCAGTGGATCTTTTAAATGTCCAAATAACGTGGTTCATGACAGAATTAATTAACCAGAAAGcagatctttaaaaattaaatgctttagagaaaatttttaaatggatattTCAGTGAGGTGGAGTATATAGACAGAAGATCCAATATGCATCTATTTGGTATCTATGGGTatatacaaaatgaaataaattaagcAGAGAAAAGTCTCAGAATTCTGTTTACATTTAgtacacagtagagtacacttAATATTACCATACTGAAAGAAAGACCATGAGACTTAGCTGTAACAATCTTCATGAACACAAGAAGTTCTCTTTATAATGTAGTTAATCAATAAGTCATTTTGTTTCATTGTTGGTGATGATGATGAGATCATAGTGATGACTGATACAATCTGCTCTCCTGCCATTCAGTCATGCTGTAGACAGAATGGCCCCTAATTTTGAGATCGTAACTACATTGTCTGCTctcattttccccttcccataaTGCAGCagatattttgctttcttttccaaTTAATCTGTTCATCCCTTCACAATCCTCAATACTGTGCACAAGACAGAAATGACTGATCATATTCAGGTAAATACATCTGTGACCTTACCTCTATGGATATGGTCTTATGCCTCTGTGGTTATATATCTCTTACCTAACTTTTGGAACCAGGTAGCTTGAAAATGTTTGGAGAGTATGAAGACATTTTGAATGGCTAATGTTGACAAATATTTGTAGCTCGTACCTATATTTTATTGCAGTAATGTCCCAGCCCCACTCTAGGAAAATCTCCAAATTTTTACGTTCTATCCTTTTAACCACTACCaggagaattttattttttttacaatcaattgatttaaatttaatcacagagttgtgctttaATCATCACAATTGATTTTAGcccattttcattgtttcaaaaagagaaaagctCTATCCCTAAActaccctattattgacacttagcacTGGCGTGACAACTCTGTTACATTTGAGGGAtggtgaattttaaaatattgctcttcactatagtccataattttcATTAGGTGCATATTTTTCACattaccaccctattattagcatcttgcaATTGTGACATTCATTGTTCTAGTGTCTGGTAGGGCATTCTtatttttgtactattaaccacatttaTCATCCAtaacagggttcactatgttatatgtTTCCATGTtatatcctctagctttccttttcTCATATACTAAACTTCCCTTTTCAACTGCAATTAAAAAGCACTGCTAATTACACTCAtgataatgtgctaccatcacctctgttccatttccaaatatttaatatcaaacttattaaaaattatgCACAAACTAAACATCAGCTCCTCaacttttgttttagtttctgaTAACATGTACTCCAGATATTAACTCAATGAGGTtacacattatatttagtttatgttagtgagatcatatagtatttttccttttgtttctggcttatttcattcaatacaATGtcctcaagatccatccatgttattacaggcatcaagacttcattccttcttgagaaggtcaaccaccacaccagggagccaagagtgcctacaagtgaaagcaggagaattgcatccatcatccatgtggaatctaagccccctcttgatatagatctggagtggacacaacctttccagggtccacaagatggaggaatagagtatggattagagtggacttattgctattctattcatgaactattgtgattagtaatcgaagaaaatatagcattgacttggagaaagtggccatggtagctgcggagggtagggagtgggaaaaagagatgtgatgtgggggcattttcaggactttgagctgtcctgggtggtactgcaggggcagttactggacattgtatatcctcccatggcccactgggtggactgggggagagtgtaaactacaatgtggactattgaccatgtgatacggcagtgctcagagatgtattcaccaagtgcaatgactgtcccatgatgatggaagaggttgttgttatgggaggagtggggtgagggggttggggggaatatgtgtacctcatattttttaatgtaacattaaataaagacaaaacaaagacaaaaaaagtcttcatttcttcttatatataaataatattccatggtgtgtttataccacattttgtttatctattcattggttgatgtacatttgaattgcttccatcttttggcaattgtgagtaatacTGCAGTGCAAGTATCTGTTTAACTCTCTCCCGtcaattattttggatatatgtagtagtgggattgctgtgtACATGGTAGTTCTATTCTTACcattctgaggaactaccaaatgttttccacagcagatgcaccattttacatttcaaccagaaatgaatgagttttcttatttctctgtttcctttccaacatttcctattttctatttttttaatatcaaccactctaatgggtgtaaaattgtatctcattgtggttttgatttgcattgtggttttttaaaatttatttttaatagttttttaaaagatacatagatcacaaaattttttacattgaaaaatataagaggttcccatatagtccaccccccgcccacccctctcctcccacatcaacaacttttcatcattgtggcatattcattacatttggagaatacattttggagcactgctgcacctcatggattatagtttactttgcagtttacactctcccccagtccattcagtgggttatggcagggtatataatgtccagcattctgtccctgcaatatcatttaggacaattccaagtccagaaaatgccctcacatcccatctcttcttccctctccctgccctcagcaactcccatggccactgtccccacatcaatgatacaatttcttccattgctagagtaagtccactctaatccatattttattcctccatcctgtgaaccctaggatggtgatgtccactccacttctaaattgagaaggagcttagatcctacatggctgatgaatgtgaGTCTCCTGAttgcagatgtaggcactctcatttccctggtgtgatggttgaccatatttacctccctgttagctgacctgggtaagtccaatgaactggagagtaggagttgcaactttgctgatgTTCACAGTCTAGCTggcacagagattcaagtctcctgagtatacacctacCCCAATgtcaaccacagattcagtataggtgacagaagaggcatgtgtagaaagttcacatctgagtctaacaccatcccactcaggagcacaaattccaaagtagggcccactggcaatgcattgtgtttttaaaagctagtgatgttgagcatcttttcatgtactttataatcatttcccctttggaaatatgtctgttcaagtctttttccctttttaaaattgggttgtcttttcttattgacttgtaggatttctttatattttctggatattaagcccttactgGATAtctggtgtggcagtttgagattatttatgaacccaaAACGTGAAAGATTATGCTTTCAAACTAATATATTCTGAGTGTAAGGCCTTTGAAAATATTGGATTCAGTTAAGGAGCCCTTGATTAAATTGCCTTTTAAGATTAGtactttgatttggccacatcagtaaggtgtaacTTGGGTcacagacactcactcaaaagacaaatgaggaagagagagccccatcatgtttgatcctggggtccctgagagagatgagctattctcttgagagtttgcagctgaagagaacagagtggCTGAGCAGCTGAaaagacccagaaagaaacaagccctatgccagataTTTATACAGGAAACCTTGAGAGACCAGCCAGTGAtagcccaccatcttgtttcaacttGTGACAACTGACATGGTGAGAAAAcagccttgatttggaccctTTAGTACCTTGCAACTGTATAcatttgccccaaataaatatactttataaagccaacagatttctggtacattgcatcagtACACCTTTGGCAGACGGATACAAGTGGTTTCCATCTGTTGTCTCCATTAAGTAGTCTGCCTTTTCACCTATTTAACAAGAACCTTTGAAGCAGAAAAGTATTCATTAGTGAAgatgttccatttatctattttttcttttattccttgtgttttgggtgtaaagtttaagaaactatagcttaccagaagatcttgaagatgctgctctacattttcttctaggagttttaggattctgacatttatatttaggtcttttatccatgttagtttttgtataaggtgtgagataggtgtcctatttcattctttttttttttctttttcaatcttttatttCTGGATATGCAGTTCTCATAGCACCATTTaagaagagactgttctgtcccttAAAGGTGGACTTAGTAGTCTTATTACAAATCTATTAACCATAGAGGAGAGGGcccatttctgaactctcaatatgattttattaatcaatgtgtctatctttttgcCAATGCTATGCTATTaatagcaccatttgttaaagagactattctgcCTCAGATGAGTGGTCTTGACAGCCATGTCAAAAATAATTGACCATaggtgtgagggtctatttctgaactctcaattttattccattgatcagtatgtctatctttatgccagcaccatgttgTTTTGCCCAATGTAGTTATGTACTATGcttcaaagtcaggaagtgagagccctccaactttgttcttctttttcaaggtgttttttggttattcagggcccatgctcttccaaataaatttgatgattggcttttcaatttctgcaaagtagaATGTTTTGGTAGAGGTTGCACTGAATGGGCATATtaatttcagtagaattgactgatatttagttttctcttccagtccatttACATAGAGTGTCCTtatgtttatttaggtcttctttgatttcttttaacaatgctttgtagttttctgtgtacaagtcctttgcatcctcatttaatttattcctagatatttgattcttttagttgctattgtaaatgattttttgtcttgatttcatcctcagattgcttattaatagtgtatagaaatgctattgatttttgcatttttatcttgtatcctgccaatttGTTGAACTCATATatagctctagtaactttgttgtatattttggGGGGcattctaaatataggatcatgtcatatgcaaatagtgagtcttacttcttcctttctgatttggatgtcttttatttctttttcttgcctaattactctagctagaacttctaacacaatgttgagtaacagtggtgatggGGCTTCATTGTCTTGCTCTcaatcttaaagggaaaactttcagtcattCCCCTTTGAGTATAATGCTACCTGtcgggttttcatatatgcactataTTCTTTTGAGGGaatttccttctacttctatcttccaaagtattttttctcaagaaaagttgctagattttgtcaagtgccCTTTTTGCATAAGTGGAGATGATCatgcatttttttccatttgatttaataatgtggtgtattactaattgattttcttctgttgaacccaTCTTGCATGCCTAGGATAACACCTttttgatcgtggtgtataattcttttaatgcactgttggatttgattttcatGCATTTTGGcgaggattttctaggtatattcATTAGTGAAGTTAGTCtctgctattttcttttcttctagtatccttatctgtctttggtattagggtgatgttggctttgaatgagttaggtaatgttccctcctattcaatttttggaaaaatttgagcaggagtggtgttaattcttggaataCTTGGAAGAATTTACCTGTAGTTATCTggacctgggcttttctttgttgggaagtttttgatggtGGAATCAATCTTTTTATTCGTGATTGGTTTGTTTCTTGTAGAATCAGTgtgggttgttcatgtgtttctaggaaattgtccatttcctctaagttctctaatttgttggcatatagtttttcatagtatctgcttatgatccttttcatttctgaggaTTCTGTATATTTTGGGGGGCATTCtaaatatgggatcatgtcatatgcaaatagtgaGTCTTGTGATAATGCCTactttttcattcctgattttatttatttgcatatatcccttcttttctttatccAGTTTATTCAATTTTActcatattttcaaagaaccaacttttggttttgttaactttctatgtatttttttttgttatcaatttcatttatttctgctctgatctttgttatttctttccttcagcttgctttatgattagtttgttgttctttttctggtttctctggGTGTGCAGTTAAACCTTTGATTTTAACCCTTTCTTCCCTTTTAATGTAGAGTTTAGggtaataaattttcctttcaacactgtcttcactgcatcccataacttttggtaCATTTTGTTCTTGCTTTCATTCGTCTGGAGCTATATGCtcatttttcttgcaatttcttctttgatctgctgattatttaagagagtgttgtttaacatccataggtttgtgaattttccagttctccactgTCATTGATTTTCAACTTCATTCCataatgatcagaaaaagtgcttgtataatttcaaacttttaaaatttactaataTCTGTTTTATGACTCAACTTGTAGTCTGTCATAGAGTATGATCCATGAGCCCTTGGGAATAATGTATATACTCCTGTATTGAATGCagtttttctgtatatgtctgctagttcatttatcacattgttaAATTCTCTGTTCCCATCTTGATCATCTGTCTGTATGTTCTACCTATTGATGGGATTGTGTACTGGAGTCTCTATTATcatagaggtgtctatttctttcttcaattttgccagtgtttctCTAACGTATTTTGGGACATTGTGGtcagatgcataaatatttatgtttttaattttttttcttgatggatcatcccttttactaatatataaagtccttctttatctctttatctgtattttatctgatattagtaaagCTACTCCAATTCTTCTTTTGGTTAATGTGCATATGGAATACCTTTTATCAGCCTTTTGCTTCCAACCAATTTGCATCCTTGAGTCTAAGATGATTCTCTTatacacagcatatagatggatcatatttttaatccattttgacattcagtgttcttGATTGGGATGTTTTATCCATTAACCttaaatgttattattattaaggaattacttattttcactattttaattggctttatatgtcatatcttatttttgtctctcttattacccttttattaatagtTATTCTTACTGATGGTCTTCatttttacactctccccaaatctctctcttgttttttttctttcatatgcaGAACCCTCATTAGTATTTCTTATatatgatgaattgcttttctcttggtgctttcaaaattctctgtctttggcatttgacattctggttagtatgtatgtgtcttggagtaggtctactatgatttattctgtttggagtatgttgtgcttcttggatttgtatatttatgtatttcataagagttgtgaaatttttggccataatttcctcaaaattctttctgttcctttcatttttattttccttctagaACACTtgtgatatgcatgtttgtatgCTCATGCTGTCATTCATATCCCTGACAttttgctctattttttccaCTACTTTCTTGGTCTGATCTTCTGTCTGCTctatttcagatgttctgtcttctagATTACTGactcttatttttgtctgttcaTATCTGCTCCTGTATTCCTCTAGTGTATCTCTTCTCAACTATAGTGACTTACATTGCCacaagttcttttatttttctttacatgttttcaaattcttttttacaCTCacccaatgtcttaatatcctttatctctttagtcatactttattttaactccttgaattgatttaggagatttatttgaacatttttgactagtttttccaaattctgtctcctccaaatttttaatttgtttctttaatttgaCAATGTCTTaccttttcttagtatggtttgcaattttttgctgttgtctggGTACTTGATTATcttgctgagtttactctgaaagATGGTTTTCTCTTGCTTAGGATTTTGTTTTACATTGGACCTGTATTAAGGGTCTACTCTGACACTTGGTTCATCAGCTATTTCCcagtcaaaacagggccagggacccatatAAAGGTCACAAGTCAGTTCCAAAAGACCTTGGGAAAAGAGTCAGGAAAGACACCACGAAGCCTTTTCTTTAGCTTAACTAGGCTCTGCTTTGCTAGCCTTCCCAACAGATGTCACTTTTCAGCAACCTATTTCCTGTAGTCTTAAGAAGACAGGGTATTTTCAGCCTTTGGCTGACTCCACCTCTAACATGGGCTTCAATGTTAGTCagcagg
Coding sequences:
- the LOC101432722 gene encoding olfactory receptor 5AN6-like; the protein is MAMVQERNSTTVSRFILLGFSEFPNLTVVLFSIFLVIYLMTVSWNLGLIILIKIDSHLHTPMYFFLNKLAFLDICYVSTTAPKMLSDFFQEQKSISLMGCAMQYLFFASVGLTECCLLAAMAYDRYAAICNPLLYTAIMSPTLCVKMVAGSCISGFLGSFVQVYAFLQLRFCGPSVINHFFCDLPQLITLSCSDTFVLQVIISVVTVIFGLTSVLVIMTSYGYIVATILKITSAEGRSKAFNTCASHLTAVTLYYGSGTFVYLCPSSDDSLNQKKMASVIYNVVIPMLNPLIYSLRNKEIKDALNRWKQRIF